TCTATATATGGCAGCGCTTGAACTCGAAAGAAAATGGACCGTGCCAATCAGAGGCTGGTCTGAGGCCTATTCTCAGCTTGCCATATTGTTTGAGGACAGGGTACAGTGAAAATTGGACTTACACAGTTCGTGAGACACTCCCGAAAGCATCGTTATATCGTAATGACCGTCTTGTCGTTGATCACTTCAATATTGAGTTTTTTAAATCTTTTCAGTTCTTTTGTCACCTGATTTTTTAAAACAGGGTTTATGTGGGTGATGAATATTCTCTCCGGTATCTTTGTCATCTTCTTCAACTCTTCCGCAAGTAAAGACGGGGTGAGGTGCCCGGATATAGAGGCGAGCTTCTTCATTGAGTCAGGGAAGGCAACTTCAATAATAAGGGCTTTAACATCATGGCCGCTCATCATCTCCCACAAGTTATCAGTCGGCCCTGTGTCGCCTGTATAGACAAGGGAATTGCCCCTGGCGTCCTTAATAATATATCCGTAAGCCGGCACCGGATGATTTACCTTTGCGGTACAGACCTGATAATCGTTTATCTTCATACAGGTCCCTGCTGCCAGTTCATGAAATTTCAGGACGGGGTGCTTCCTGTTTGGAATAACGGTGAAGTCCGGCCATATCCTGTTGTTGAAGATATGTTTTTTCATATCGCTCAGCACATCTTTTCCGCTGATGACCGTTAAGGGAGGTTTATGGCTTCCGTTCACCATGTTCTCAGCCAGAAAGGGGATGCTGTTTATATGGTCGAGATGGGAATGTGTTATAAGGACATGGCTTATTTTTTGCTGAGCGATATTATTGAGGACACAGGTTGATGTGCCAGCGTCAAGCAGCAGAAAATCGTCAAGCAAAAACGCCGGCAGATTGTGTCCCGGCATTCTCGCGCCTGAAGAGCCCAATACTTTTATTTTCATATAATAGAAAAAATATCTAAAATAACCGGGTCGAAAAATTAACAAAATTATTATACCACAACAATTTTCAGATATGCATAATTATTTAAAATCGGTTTCGAACATGCTATAATTCTTGTGTTTTAAACGTTAAATATATGATCATTAATGCCCTGAAAAAGAATAAGGTATTTTCTTCTCTCGCTGACAAAGAGATTAAGGAGATCAGCGCTCATTTCAATGAGCGTGATTTCAATAAAGATGAGGCCATCTTCATGGAGGGCGACCCGTCTGACTGGTTCTATATTGTAGCTGAAGGAAGGGTGAAGGTGGTTAAGCATTCCATCAACGGGAAGGACGTTATTCTTGAGATAATACTTCCCGGAGAGGTCTTCGGCGGCGTAGCGGTCCTGGACAAGAGGCCTTTTCCCGCGTCTGCCGAGGCTATGGATAATGTAAAGGTTATACGGATAAGCCGTAAAGACCTCTTTGCCGTCATGGAAGCCCATCCGTCCCTGAACCTCACAATTGTAAATTATTTCAGCGGCAGGCTGAGGAACGCGTATGATACTCTCAGGGATATCGCAGCTGAACGGGTGGAGATCAGGATAGCATCGCTCCTTTTGAAATTATCTGAAAAGACAGGGATTGAAGAGAATGGTTTTGCAAAGATAGGATTTCCTCTTACCAGGCAGGAGATGGCAGAGATGGTCGGCACTACGGTTGAAACGGCGATAAGGACGATGAGCAAGTTCCAGAAAAAGGGCATGATAAAGTCTTCCGGCGGCAGGGTCTGGGTCAATTCGGATGCTGTCAGAAAATTCCTTGAGGCTTAGGTTTTGATAGGTTTTCATCTCTTCCGCATGCTTGATTTTGAGAATATTTTAGGGTAAATTTATATACTTTATTTTTTTTGCACGAGTTCAAAATTGAATAGTACCGGGGAATAAGCATAATGGATATAGAAAGCTGCAAGAAAACAGCTTCAGTTTATACGTGGCTTGGTATTTGCGCTTTTGCTTTTATACTCGTTTTCCTTTTGCCCCTCGTACTCCCGTTATTGGAAAATGTCCTGCCTTATGGCCTTTTTTATTCATTGATAAGTTTTGACAAGACCTTATCCACGATCATAGTTGATATGGTTCCTTTTAATATGAGCATGAAGATATTTCTTTGTGCTGCCATCGCGTTCTTCACGGTTCTCTTGCTCTTCTTTAA
The sequence above is drawn from the Nitrospirota bacterium genome and encodes:
- a CDS encoding 3',5'-cyclic-nucleotide phosphodiesterase is translated as MKIKVLGSSGARMPGHNLPAFLLDDFLLLDAGTSTCVLNNIAQQKISHVLITHSHLDHINSIPFLAENMVNGSHKPPLTVISGKDVLSDMKKHIFNNRIWPDFTVIPNRKHPVLKFHELAAGTCMKINDYQVCTAKVNHPVPAYGYIIKDARGNSLVYTGDTGPTDNLWEMMSGHDVKALIIEVAFPDSMKKLASISGHLTPSLLAEELKKMTKIPERIFITHINPVLKNQVTKELKRFKKLNIEVINDKTVITI
- a CDS encoding Crp/Fnr family transcriptional regulator, which translates into the protein MIINALKKNKVFSSLADKEIKEISAHFNERDFNKDEAIFMEGDPSDWFYIVAEGRVKVVKHSINGKDVILEIILPGEVFGGVAVLDKRPFPASAEAMDNVKVIRISRKDLFAVMEAHPSLNLTIVNYFSGRLRNAYDTLRDIAAERVEIRIASLLLKLSEKTGIEENGFAKIGFPLTRQEMAEMVGTTVETAIRTMSKFQKKGMIKSSGGRVWVNSDAVRKFLEA